In one Nostoc sp. KVJ3 genomic region, the following are encoded:
- a CDS encoding CAP domain-containing protein, whose protein sequence is MFRQTAFGIALSALVLASGLTTVPIPNHPSTNTSTRNKLLSFFSSQVAISTPTFKTTELEKSVFEQINRYRASKGLPKLTLNANITRQARIHSQNMAKGKTPFSHHGFEGRVKAIPLRYNSAAENVAFNRGYSNPVEEAVTGWINSPGHLKNLKGNYNLTGIGVATNNQGEVYLTQIFFRTR, encoded by the coding sequence ATGTTCCGACAAACTGCTTTTGGCATCGCTTTAAGTGCGCTTGTCCTTGCTAGTGGATTAACGACTGTTCCGATACCAAATCATCCTTCTACGAATACATCCACCCGTAATAAGCTGTTGTCGTTTTTTTCCAGTCAGGTTGCAATATCGACTCCTACTTTTAAAACTACTGAGCTAGAAAAATCAGTCTTTGAGCAAATTAATCGATATCGGGCTTCTAAGGGACTGCCAAAGTTGACCCTAAATGCAAATATTACTCGACAGGCAAGAATTCATAGTCAGAATATGGCTAAGGGTAAAACCCCGTTTAGCCATCATGGATTTGAAGGGCGAGTCAAAGCTATCCCTCTTCGCTACAACAGTGCGGCGGAAAATGTTGCTTTTAATCGGGGATATAGCAACCCTGTAGAGGAAGCTGTTACTGGTTGGATCAATAGTCCTGGACATCTAAAGAATCTGAAAGGAAATTACAACCTCACTGGAATTGGTGTTGCTACTAATAATCAAGGCGAAGTGTACCTAACACAAATCTTTTTTCGCACTAGGTAG
- a CDS encoding ribonuclease H-like domain-containing protein: protein MTLQDFQVSDRDLSDAALGEYLESTAIAVDTETMGLLPQRDRLCLVQLCNPEGKVTAIRIAKGQAQSPNLKKLLEAANVVKVFHFARFDLATLRANLGIQVEPVFCTKIASKLARTYTNRHGLKDVVQELEKVELDKSSQSSDWGNTASLSEAQLSYAANDVRYLLSVQQKLTEMLKREERWQIAQECFEFLPTIVSLDLLQFKDLFEH, encoded by the coding sequence ATGACATTACAAGATTTTCAGGTAAGCGATCGCGATCTCAGTGACGCAGCCCTTGGTGAGTATTTAGAATCAACGGCGATCGCAGTTGATACAGAAACGATGGGATTATTGCCGCAGCGCGATCGCTTGTGTCTCGTCCAGCTATGCAACCCAGAAGGGAAAGTCACTGCAATCCGCATAGCTAAAGGACAAGCCCAGTCCCCAAATTTAAAAAAACTTTTGGAAGCGGCCAATGTCGTCAAAGTGTTTCACTTTGCTCGCTTTGACCTTGCCACTTTACGGGCTAATCTAGGGATTCAGGTTGAGCCTGTTTTTTGCACCAAAATAGCCAGTAAGTTAGCGCGTACTTACACAAATCGCCACGGACTCAAAGATGTGGTGCAAGAGTTAGAAAAAGTGGAACTGGATAAAAGCTCTCAAAGTTCTGATTGGGGTAACACCGCTAGTCTGTCTGAAGCTCAACTGAGTTATGCTGCCAATGATGTGCGCTACCTACTGAGTGTGCAACAGAAGCTAACAGAAATGCTCAAACGAGAAGAGCGTTGGCAAATTGCTCAAGAATGTTTTGAATTTCTACCAACAATAGTCTCGTTGGATTTGTTGCAATTTAAAGATTTGTTTGAACATTGA
- a CDS encoding NACHT domain-containing protein — protein MTSQGLRASPEGIRAAKTALTDKTWSQHKLAIALGITRQPVSKFFAGESVSRSCFVQICQQLGLSWQKVAGLPENVAFEATTKAQIKGADLNTLVQEVRQKRQEKIQEQCNTLQMLDIAQIVQLMNIYTTTNVLEEITSRRWREISDLLKDFQPESDFNQLRAYKHQRRLPGLEAVLHHSKLMVLGKPGSGKTTFLQYLAIECNKGKFQLNRIATFIRMKEFAEDVKNDSEFNLINYISQEFLSCGVENESTKTLLNEGRLLILLDGLDEIPAEKADKVTTEIRKFTQIFYKNQFVISCRIAAQKYRFQGFTEVELADFDQEQVEFFAKNWFVAVAQNAREDGEARGNLFINQLHLPENQHIRELTENPLLLHWICLVFQVKNELPLNPAKLYEQALNILLFRWDEIRGIQRDGIANNFNSASKKQLLFQLATVTFEQEKYFFEQEKILQFISDYLQRLQNINFPGNQLHLDRELVLKAIQVENGLLVERALGIYSFSHRAFQEYFTARKIVESYLNYDWNNLVSHITEKRWRQVFLLTVSLLPNANELLQLMKQKIDLLLADDERIQNFLTWLHHKSSSVSTRYKAAGVRAFYLVSVERSSRNRHRTFVYTSGYDLECALVGNIAFDPDLILDEFLFSTIACVHELDFAFEHTINDALDHAHALVIAFDKAVDVVVDFKLKKLLQKLKKELPKIDSNPEIFREWWQAEGKAWGEQLRDILIKYRHIGYDWQFNEQQKELLQKYYDVNKLLVDCLNRAVDFNPIVRQQIEDTLLLAIADIEKEAREREHN, from the coding sequence ATGACAAGCCAAGGACTGAGAGCATCACCAGAAGGTATTAGGGCAGCAAAAACAGCTTTAACAGACAAAACTTGGAGTCAGCATAAATTAGCAATAGCTTTAGGCATTACACGTCAACCAGTTTCCAAATTTTTTGCAGGTGAATCGGTTTCCCGCTCTTGTTTTGTGCAAATTTGCCAACAGCTAGGGTTGTCTTGGCAAAAAGTTGCTGGCTTGCCTGAAAATGTGGCATTTGAGGCAACAACTAAGGCGCAAATAAAAGGTGCTGACCTGAATACATTAGTACAAGAAGTGCGTCAAAAGCGCCAAGAGAAAATCCAAGAGCAGTGCAACACTCTGCAAATGTTGGACATTGCCCAGATAGTCCAACTGATGAATATTTATACTACTACTAATGTCTTGGAGGAGATAACCAGCCGACGATGGCGAGAAATTTCTGACCTGTTGAAAGACTTCCAACCTGAATCAGACTTTAATCAACTCAGAGCATACAAGCATCAGAGAAGATTGCCAGGGTTGGAAGCAGTATTGCACCACTCAAAACTGATGGTGCTGGGTAAACCAGGGTCAGGTAAAACTACATTTTTACAATATCTAGCGATTGAGTGTAATAAAGGCAAATTTCAGCTAAACCGGATCGCAACTTTTATTAGGATGAAAGAATTTGCTGAAGATGTTAAGAATGATAGCGAATTCAATCTCATAAACTACATTAGCCAAGAATTTCTTAGTTGTGGTGTTGAAAATGAATCAACTAAAACTCTGCTGAATGAGGGAAGACTGCTAATTTTGCTAGATGGATTAGATGAAATACCAGCAGAAAAAGCAGATAAAGTCACAACTGAAATTCGGAAATTTACCCAAATTTTTTATAAAAATCAGTTCGTTATTAGCTGTCGGATTGCTGCCCAAAAATATAGATTTCAAGGATTTACTGAAGTTGAGTTGGCAGATTTTGACCAAGAGCAAGTAGAATTTTTTGCCAAAAATTGGTTTGTTGCAGTTGCTCAGAATGCTAGGGAAGATGGTGAAGCCAGAGGAAATTTATTTATTAATCAGCTACATCTACCAGAAAATCAGCATATCCGAGAGTTGACAGAAAATCCACTACTACTACATTGGATTTGCTTGGTGTTTCAAGTAAAAAATGAACTTCCCTTAAATCCAGCAAAGTTATATGAGCAAGCACTAAATATTCTGCTGTTCAGATGGGATGAAATCAGAGGAATTCAACGCGATGGCATTGCCAATAATTTCAATTCAGCAAGTAAGAAACAACTGCTTTTTCAACTTGCTACCGTCACTTTTGAACAAGAAAAATACTTTTTTGAACAAGAAAAAATTCTCCAATTTATTTCTGACTATCTACAAAGATTACAAAACATTAATTTTCCTGGCAATCAATTGCACTTAGATCGGGAATTAGTGCTAAAAGCAATTCAGGTAGAAAATGGGTTATTAGTGGAAAGGGCACTAGGAATTTATTCTTTTTCTCATCGGGCGTTTCAAGAATATTTCACGGCTCGAAAAATTGTTGAAAGTTACCTGAACTATGATTGGAATAATCTTGTCAGTCACATAACTGAAAAACGCTGGCGACAGGTATTTTTATTAACTGTTAGTCTGTTGCCCAATGCGAATGAATTACTACAGTTAATGAAACAAAAAATTGATTTACTATTGGCTGATGACGAGAGAATACAGAACTTTTTAACCTGGCTGCATCACAAATCTAGTTCAGTCTCTACCCGCTACAAAGCAGCAGGTGTTCGTGCCTTTTATCTCGTTTCGGTTGAGCGAAGCTCTCGCAATCGGCATCGTACTTTTGTCTATACTTCTGGTTATGACCTTGAGTGCGCTCTTGTTGGTAACATCGCCTTTGATCCTGACCTTATACTGGATGAGTTTCTATTCAGTACTATTGCTTGCGTTCATGAGCTTGACTTCGCCTTTGAGCATACCATCAACGATGCACTCGATCATGCTCACGCCCTTGTTATTGCCTTTGATAAAGCTGTTGATGTTGTTGTCGATTTTAAGTTGAAAAAATTGCTGCAAAAGCTGAAAAAAGAGTTACCAAAAATAGACAGTAATCCAGAAATATTTAGGGAATGGTGGCAAGCTGAGGGTAAAGCCTGGGGCGAACAATTAAGAGATATACTAATTAAATATCGCCATATTGGTTATGACTGGCAGTTTAACGAACAGCAAAAAGAATTGCTCCAAAAATATTATGATGTGAATAAATTGCTGGTAGATTGCCTGAATAGGGCTGTTGATTTCAATCCTATAGTACGGCAACAGATTGAAGACACATTATTGTTAGCGATCGCAGATATTGAAAAAGAAGCAAGGGAGAGAGAACATAATTAA